In Clostridium omnivorum, the DNA window TAATCTTCCTCAGAGTGCAGGAATAGTGTTGGGGTTTTTACTCTATCAGCATATTTTAATGGAGAATGCTGCCACAGCTTTTCATGGTCTCCCCAAGGTGTAGCTAAATTCTGGTCTTCTACAAAAAAGTATCCTATATCTGTAGTGCAAAATTTAGAAATCCAATTGGATATGCTCCTTTGAGATGCTGCAGCCTTAAATCTGTCCGTGTGCCCTATTATCCAATTTGTCATAAAACCCCCATAGGAACCACCAGTAACTCCTATTCTTTCAGCATCAATATAACTGCATTTCTTAAGTACCTCATCAGCAAATATCATCAAATCATCATAATCTATAGTGCCATATTTTCCTCTTATATCAGCAAACTCATTACCTTTTCCATCACTTCCTCTTGGATTACAGAAGAATACTGCATAACCTTCACTTGCAAAGTACTGCATTTCATGGAAGAAAACTGTACCATAAACTGTTTTAGGTCCTCCATGTATATCAAATATGGCTGGATATTTTTTATTTTCATCAAAATCTACAGGCTTTATAACCCATCCATCTATAATCACTCCTGGTGCTGTCTCTACACTAATTCTTTCAGGTGCTGATATATTCCTTTCTTCATAAACCCATTCATTAAAGCTTGTGACCTTTCTTTCTTCACCTTTTTCTATAAGGTATAGCTCTTGTAATTTATTTGGTCTCATTGCTATAAACATTATGCTGTCACCAAAAATACTTATTCCGTCTACAGAGCCTTCAGCTGTAATAATTCTATCCATATATCCAGTACTGTTAATGCTATTAAGGAAAGAACTGTCTCCTTCTGTAGTTACAAAATAGAGCTTCTTGTTATCCACCTGTTTAAGCGCAGAACCTCCAAACCTGCAGTCTGATCCAACAGAATTGGTCATTGCTACATCAAGCTCTGGAGTTAAACAGCTACTTTCCATAGTATTTAAATCAGCTATATAGAATTTTTCATTTTCATTTAGACCATATTTCTTCATATCAGTAGCTGTTATTATTAATTCATCCTTTGATAAGAAGTCTGCATAATAATGGCATAGCTCCTCAGCTTCACAGATTTCATTTAATTGATTACTTTGGATTTCATAAACTTTTATTTTATT includes these proteins:
- a CDS encoding alpha/beta hydrolase family protein, which produces MEKVKIDDFSRFKFLSGIKHSPDGKHGCFVLHESNVEDNKYLSNLWIINLENEKCFKLTSFDSERSFLWMDNENILFQDCRDAKDKEKMDAGEEFTQYYKINIHGGEAVKACRIPKKVNDIRIIDEDTFIFTAEFNINHKDINSLDGDEKSAELQKRKEEKDYEVLEEIPFWANGGGFTSKKRTRLYIYNQAAGILEAITDEHENVDLFNLNEDKTKAAIICSSFRDKMELTNKIKVYEIQSNQLNEICEAEELCHYYADFLSKDELIITATDMKKYGLNENEKFYIADLNTMESSCLTPELDVAMTNSVGSDCRFGGSALKQVDNKKLYFVTTEGDSSFLNSINSTGYMDRIITAEGSVDGISIFGDSIMFIAMRPNKLQELYLIEKGEERKVTSFNEWVYEERNISAPERISVETAPGVIIDGWVIKPVDFDENKKYPAIFDIHGGPKTVYGTVFFHEMQYFASEGYAVFFCNPRGSDGKGNEFADIRGKYGTIDYDDLMIFADEVLKKCSYIDAERIGVTGGSYGGFMTNWIIGHTDRFKAAASQRSISNWISKFCTTDIGYFFVEDQNLATPWGDHEKLWQHSPLKYADRVKTPTLFLHSEEDYRCWLAEGIQMFTALKYHGVESRLCMFRGENHELSRSGKPKHRLRRLEEIIGWFNKYLK